In a single window of the Mesorhizobium shangrilense genome:
- a CDS encoding sulfite oxidase heme-binding subunit YedZ produces MMPWTDRAGKFSPLKCAVLVGTLLPALYLCWGLANGSIAAAAPVGPLGARPITELIHRTGDWAIRFLLLSLCVSPLRRIVQWPKLINVRRMLGLAAFSYALAHLSLYALDQKFRLGIIVSEIAVRFYLTIGFVALLGLSTLAVTSTDAMIKRLGGNWNRLHRIVYVIALLASLHFFIQTKLDVYQATLMAGFLLALFGYRIAHARGFSLTSPWVLLSIAVLAALATAVVEVAWYGLATNVPPLRVLAANLQFGFSVRPAWWVLAAGLGVTVLGVVRPYFGPGETKNRRARPAEVSRTA; encoded by the coding sequence ATGATGCCCTGGACCGATCGTGCCGGAAAGTTCTCGCCGCTCAAATGCGCGGTGCTCGTCGGCACGTTGCTGCCGGCGCTTTATCTCTGCTGGGGGCTGGCAAACGGATCGATTGCCGCCGCAGCGCCGGTCGGGCCGCTCGGCGCACGGCCGATCACGGAACTGATCCACCGCACCGGAGACTGGGCCATCCGTTTCCTGCTGCTCTCGCTCTGCGTCTCGCCGCTGCGGCGGATCGTGCAGTGGCCGAAGCTGATAAACGTCCGCCGCATGCTCGGACTCGCAGCTTTTTCCTATGCGCTGGCCCATCTGTCGCTCTACGCACTCGACCAGAAATTCCGTCTCGGGATCATCGTTTCGGAGATCGCGGTACGCTTCTACCTGACAATCGGGTTCGTCGCCTTGCTCGGGCTCTCCACGCTCGCCGTCACCTCGACCGACGCCATGATCAAGCGGCTTGGCGGCAACTGGAATCGGCTGCACAGGATCGTCTATGTGATCGCGTTGCTGGCTTCGCTTCACTTCTTCATCCAGACCAAGCTCGACGTCTACCAGGCGACGCTGATGGCTGGCTTCCTGCTCGCCCTGTTCGGTTACCGCATCGCGCACGCCAGAGGCTTTTCCCTCACCTCACCATGGGTGCTCTTGTCCATCGCGGTCCTTGCGGCGCTCGCAACGGCGGTGGTCGAGGTGGCATGGTACGGCCTTGCCACCAACGTCCCGCCGCTGCGGGTATTGGCGGCAAACCTCCAGTTCGGCTTTTCGGTAAGGCCGGCCTGGTGGGTGCTGGCGGCGGGGCTGGGGGTGACGGTTCTTGGCGTCGTGCGGCCGTACTTCGGACCGGGAGAAACAAAAAACCGGCGGGCGCGACCGGCAGAGGTCAGCCGCACCGCATAA
- a CDS encoding phosphatase PAP2 family protein — MSNSAGTGGLAKRAATSGFSWWGRELGTYAVIYMAILGLVAFTLFVSALQGVDFVPFLERYAQSAVSGCVLVGSMLLIAVCVKALVYDRSGSPLRAVVASLSAIVRSDMLWRYLFACAWLILMLAAFLYNKMMIPEVAPFSWDPTFARWDQVLFLGHSPWEVLHPMLGYPMITATLDLLYGLWGPMMFMFWAGAFASPRVPALLRARLWMSMILSWIVIGLVMATLLSSAGPCYFGDVVPGMTSPYAGLMQYLAEARSEPPLLAVIAQEYLWQGHIGNHDMPGGISAMPSMHNAQAVLFAAFAYRLDRRFGHAMTVFALLIFIGSIHLGWHYAVDGIVGAGAALAIWWICGAFAPKMFPNAFSAARPVNP; from the coding sequence TTGTCAAACTCGGCGGGTACGGGCGGGCTGGCGAAGCGCGCCGCCACAAGTGGCTTCTCCTGGTGGGGCCGCGAACTGGGAACTTATGCCGTCATCTACATGGCCATCCTCGGCCTGGTCGCCTTCACACTGTTCGTTTCGGCATTGCAGGGCGTCGATTTTGTTCCCTTCCTAGAAAGGTACGCGCAAAGTGCCGTCAGCGGGTGCGTCCTGGTCGGGAGCATGCTTCTGATCGCGGTCTGCGTGAAGGCGCTGGTCTATGACCGCAGCGGCTCTCCGCTTCGCGCCGTGGTCGCTTCGCTCTCGGCGATCGTCAGATCGGACATGCTGTGGCGGTACCTGTTCGCCTGCGCCTGGCTGATCCTGATGCTTGCGGCATTCCTCTACAACAAGATGATGATCCCCGAAGTGGCGCCGTTCTCGTGGGACCCGACGTTTGCGCGATGGGACCAAGTCCTGTTCCTCGGCCATAGTCCGTGGGAAGTGCTGCATCCCATGCTTGGCTACCCGATGATTACAGCGACCCTGGACCTACTCTACGGGCTCTGGGGGCCAATGATGTTCATGTTCTGGGCGGGCGCTTTCGCCAGTCCCCGCGTCCCGGCGTTGCTGAGGGCACGGTTGTGGATGTCGATGATCCTGAGTTGGATCGTCATCGGCCTGGTGATGGCTACCTTGCTCTCTTCGGCGGGTCCCTGCTATTTCGGCGACGTTGTTCCCGGCATGACGTCGCCCTACGCTGGCCTCATGCAGTATCTGGCCGAGGCTCGGAGCGAGCCTCCGCTACTCGCCGTGATCGCACAGGAATATCTCTGGCAGGGCCATATCGGGAATCACGACATGCCGGGAGGAATTTCGGCCATGCCCAGCATGCACAATGCGCAGGCGGTCTTGTTCGCCGCCTTCGCATACAGGCTGGACAGGCGCTTCGGCCACGCGATGACGGTTTTCGCGCTGCTCATCTTCATCGGCTCGATCCACCTTGGCTGGCACTATGCCGTCGACGGCATAGTGGGCGCCGGCGCGGCCCTTGCCATCTGGTGGATCTGCGGCGCTTTCGCCCCGAAAATGTTCCCGAACGCCTTTTCGGCAGCCCGGCCGGTCAATCCGTAG
- a CDS encoding MarR family winged helix-turn-helix transcriptional regulator: MNNMQALPWDNPRFKNWIALVRAEKAVVRALTRALAPLDLKIGQLDVLMNLYRHPGMSQHDVARRLLVGRSNITMLLPQMEKQGVLRREGDPKDRRIMRLYLTEQGEALLMDALKVYSTLIERVMAQSSAAECDRMGDQMRRIEEMLNSD; encoded by the coding sequence ATGAACAATATGCAAGCACTCCCGTGGGACAATCCCCGCTTTAAAAACTGGATCGCGTTGGTACGTGCGGAAAAGGCGGTGGTCCGCGCCCTGACCCGGGCCTTGGCGCCGCTGGATCTCAAGATAGGCCAGCTCGACGTGCTCATGAATCTCTACCGGCATCCCGGCATGTCGCAACATGACGTCGCGCGCCGGTTGCTGGTCGGTCGTTCCAACATCACGATGCTGCTGCCGCAGATGGAGAAGCAGGGCGTACTGCGGCGAGAGGGCGATCCCAAGGATCGGCGCATCATGCGGCTCTACCTCACCGAACAGGGCGAAGCGCTGCTGATGGATGCCCTGAAAGTCTACTCCACGCTGATCGAACGGGTGATGGCGCAGTCCAGCGCCGCTGAATGCGACCGGATGGGCGATCAGATGCGCCGCATCGAGGAAATGCTGAACAGCGACTGA
- a CDS encoding alpha/beta hydrolase, producing MASFPLKVIRGAFGLGERLAPTLTGWAAFELFCRTASPRSLTGNERKAIANAASFMSDARHHHITTRRGCVRVHEFRPETGNARKGTVLVVHGWRSRTEYMRTVIEGLRAAGFRVMSLDLPGHGQSPGRKLDMARAVDAVAAADEWFGPFDAVVGHSFGGATAVNAVAGSIAGIAPIAPGRLVLIAAPESLPKVFEQFGRIVNVGPKSQQVIQRRVERIAGRPLSEFRGAEQLAQLSVPTLIIHAPDDREVPAESARRYASAGEHVRLHWAEGLGHRRILADAEVVDATVRFAAGAAALTPVH from the coding sequence ATGGCATCATTTCCCTTGAAGGTCATCCGCGGCGCGTTCGGGCTTGGCGAGCGTCTCGCGCCAACCCTGACAGGGTGGGCGGCTTTCGAGCTGTTTTGCCGGACAGCGAGCCCGCGCTCTCTGACCGGGAATGAGAGGAAGGCGATCGCCAACGCTGCATCCTTCATGAGCGACGCGCGCCACCATCACATCACGACGAGGCGGGGTTGCGTCCGCGTGCATGAGTTCCGGCCGGAGACGGGCAACGCGCGCAAAGGCACCGTGCTCGTCGTCCATGGCTGGCGCTCCCGAACCGAATACATGCGCACGGTCATCGAGGGACTTCGCGCAGCCGGTTTTCGGGTGATGTCACTCGACCTGCCGGGTCACGGACAATCGCCTGGGCGTAAGCTGGATATGGCGAGGGCGGTCGACGCGGTGGCCGCTGCCGACGAGTGGTTCGGGCCGTTCGATGCGGTGGTAGGGCACTCCTTCGGTGGAGCGACTGCCGTCAATGCCGTGGCCGGATCGATTGCGGGAATAGCGCCGATCGCGCCCGGGCGTCTTGTCCTGATCGCGGCGCCGGAGTCCCTGCCCAAGGTGTTTGAGCAATTCGGCCGCATCGTCAATGTGGGTCCGAAGTCGCAGCAGGTCATCCAGCGTCGGGTTGAACGGATCGCCGGACGCCCGTTGAGCGAATTCAGGGGTGCAGAGCAACTGGCGCAGCTTTCGGTGCCCACCTTGATCATCCATGCTCCCGACGACCGCGAAGTGCCTGCCGAGAGCGCCCGGCGCTATGCCTCTGCGGGGGAGCATGTCCGTCTTCACTGGGCAGAGGGGCTCGGCCACCGCCGAATTCTGGCGGATGCGGAAGTGGTGGACGCGACGGTGCGCTTTGCGGCCGGAGCGGCTGCGCTGACGCCGGTGCATTGA
- a CDS encoding L,D-transpeptidase family protein: MTKGNRNGRVVAWTLALSLTASLVPPPASAQNLFEILFGGPVKHRKQRGELLGPVSRAKSRDGARAAAPKIAAPIYYTYKAASPEKVDFTALRSLPQTVSALPVLTLSNFREAAAGLTGFELSAEKEVAKALTEYYAANPEFIWVSGFSANGRAQEALRVFGEAASHGLVPAEYAVAVPPAGFSIDDTANRLQELIRFEMTMSARALRYIRDAQSGRVEPNKLSGYHDFPVEALDMLGALRTLATGYETREFLESFHPRTPEYAALRVELEALDASEENDIVVDAKLLLRPGETSAELPKMVTLVSTKGDEALGTEFADVIAQHGASEVYAPELVPLFKAAQQSVGLKPDGVIGPRTVAAFAGRSKADRLQKVLYALEQLRWHPSELGPTRVFINQPAYSASYYENGVEQLAMRTVIGTASNQTTFFYDEIEQVDYNPYWGVPQSIIVNEMLPRLRQDPGYLDRAGYEVTDAKGRRVSSSSINWGAYGSKIPFSVRQTPSEANSLGELKILFPNKHAIYMHDTPQKALFERDARAFSHGCVRLQDPRGMAAAVLGKSRDYVAEKLAKGHSTEKVARKIPVYVAYFTAWPAPSGEVQYFDDVYDRDSHLKAALDATDAARLPSS, from the coding sequence ATGACCAAGGGAAACCGCAACGGACGTGTCGTGGCCTGGACCTTGGCGCTCTCGCTGACTGCTTCCCTCGTTCCCCCGCCGGCAAGCGCGCAAAACCTTTTCGAGATCCTGTTCGGCGGCCCCGTCAAGCATCGCAAGCAGCGAGGCGAACTCCTGGGCCCGGTGTCTCGGGCCAAGTCGCGCGACGGCGCTAGGGCAGCCGCGCCCAAGATTGCCGCGCCGATCTATTATACCTACAAGGCCGCGTCGCCCGAGAAGGTCGACTTCACGGCCCTCCGGAGCCTGCCGCAGACGGTTTCCGCCTTGCCCGTGCTGACGCTCTCCAACTTCCGTGAGGCGGCAGCCGGGCTGACCGGCTTCGAGCTGTCGGCAGAGAAGGAGGTCGCCAAAGCGCTGACCGAGTATTACGCCGCCAATCCCGAATTCATCTGGGTCAGCGGTTTCAGCGCAAACGGCAGGGCGCAAGAGGCATTGCGCGTGTTCGGCGAAGCGGCCAGTCACGGACTGGTGCCTGCGGAGTATGCGGTCGCCGTCCCCCCAGCCGGGTTCTCCATCGACGATACTGCAAACCGGCTGCAGGAGCTCATCCGATTCGAGATGACGATGTCGGCCCGCGCCCTGCGCTACATACGCGATGCACAGAGCGGTCGCGTCGAGCCCAACAAGCTGTCGGGCTATCATGATTTTCCGGTCGAGGCGCTCGACATGCTGGGGGCCTTGAGGACGCTGGCGACGGGCTACGAGACGCGGGAGTTCCTCGAATCCTTCCATCCGAGGACGCCGGAATATGCTGCGCTCAGGGTCGAGCTCGAGGCGCTCGACGCGAGCGAGGAGAACGACATCGTCGTCGACGCGAAGCTGTTGCTTCGGCCGGGCGAAACGAGCGCCGAGCTTCCGAAGATGGTGACGCTGGTGTCGACAAAGGGCGACGAGGCGCTGGGGACGGAGTTTGCCGACGTCATCGCACAGCATGGCGCCTCGGAGGTCTACGCGCCCGAGCTCGTGCCGCTCTTCAAGGCTGCGCAACAGTCGGTTGGCCTCAAGCCGGACGGCGTCATCGGTCCGCGCACAGTCGCCGCGTTTGCGGGTCGCTCGAAGGCGGACAGACTGCAGAAAGTCCTCTATGCCCTGGAGCAGTTGCGCTGGCACCCCTCGGAGCTTGGTCCGACGCGCGTCTTCATCAACCAACCCGCCTATAGTGCGAGCTACTACGAGAACGGTGTCGAACAGCTGGCCATGAGGACGGTGATCGGCACGGCCTCCAATCAGACTACGTTCTTCTATGACGAGATCGAACAGGTGGACTACAACCCCTATTGGGGCGTTCCACAGTCGATCATCGTCAACGAGATGCTGCCCCGGCTGCGGCAGGATCCCGGCTATCTCGACCGCGCGGGCTATGAAGTGACGGACGCCAAGGGGCGGCGGGTGAGTTCGTCCTCCATCAATTGGGGCGCCTACGGGAGCAAGATTCCGTTCAGCGTGCGTCAGACCCCGAGCGAGGCAAACTCCCTCGGCGAACTGAAGATCCTGTTTCCAAACAAACACGCCATCTACATGCACGATACGCCGCAGAAGGCGCTGTTCGAGCGTGACGCGCGCGCCTTCAGCCACGGCTGCGTTCGGTTGCAGGATCCGCGTGGCATGGCCGCCGCCGTCCTCGGCAAGTCACGCGACTATGTCGCCGAGAAACTCGCCAAGGGACATTCCACGGAAAAGGTCGCGCGCAAGATCCCGGTCTATGTGGCCTATTTCACCGCCTGGCCAGCGCCGTCCGGCGAGGTTCAGTATTTCGACGACGTCTACGATCGCGATTCGCATCTGAAGGCGGCGCTCGACGCGACGGATGCGGCGCGGCTGCCGAGCAGCTGA
- a CDS encoding malonate--CoA ligase — MSHNLFSQIFSRLQDLDVPFMRTAEGRIISYRDAFALSARYANVLRNKGVDIGDRVAAQVEKSPEAIILYLACLRSGAVFLPLNTAYTAAELEYFIGDATPHVFLCDPAREAQITPLCKSLNVASVLTLGASNDGTLPELAAEAGETFPTAAVEAGDLAAMLYTSGTTGRSKGAMLTHSNLSSNASTLVDYWRFTREDVLLHALPIFHTHGLFVATNVVLFAGASMIFLPRFDVEAIRKELPAATTMMGVPTFYTRLVKEQWLNRENTGHMRLFISGSAPLLAETHRQWTDRTGHHILERYGMTETNMITSNPYDGERVPGAVGFALPEVNVRITNLTDGRTVAANEVGMIEVKGPNVFKGYWRMPEKTRAEFRDDGYFVTGDLGVVDDRGYISIVGRNKDLVISGGYNVYPKEIETEIDGLAGVNESAVIGLPHADFGEAVTAVVVLEPGVQLTEAAVLTALDGRLARYKLPKRVLFDEALPRNTMGKVLKAELRKTYEDLYK, encoded by the coding sequence ATGTCGCATAACCTGTTTTCACAGATTTTCTCTCGCCTCCAGGATCTCGACGTCCCGTTCATGCGCACCGCCGAGGGGCGGATCATCAGCTATCGCGACGCGTTCGCGCTCTCGGCGCGCTATGCAAACGTCCTGCGGAACAAGGGCGTCGACATCGGCGACCGTGTCGCAGCTCAGGTCGAGAAATCGCCGGAAGCGATTATTCTCTACCTTGCATGCCTGCGGTCAGGCGCGGTTTTCCTTCCTCTCAACACCGCCTACACCGCGGCGGAGCTGGAATATTTCATCGGCGACGCCACGCCCCACGTCTTCCTGTGCGACCCGGCCCGAGAAGCGCAGATCACGCCGCTTTGCAAAAGCCTGAACGTCGCGTCGGTGTTGACGCTGGGCGCGAGCAACGACGGCACCTTGCCGGAGCTTGCGGCGGAAGCCGGGGAGACATTTCCTACGGCAGCGGTCGAGGCCGGCGACCTCGCGGCGATGCTCTATACGTCAGGCACGACGGGGCGTTCGAAGGGCGCGATGCTGACGCATTCGAATCTGTCCTCGAATGCGTCCACGCTGGTGGACTACTGGCGCTTCACCAGGGAAGACGTGTTGCTGCACGCGCTGCCGATCTTCCACACTCATGGACTGTTCGTCGCCACCAACGTCGTGCTGTTCGCCGGCGCATCCATGATCTTCCTGCCGAGGTTCGACGTAGAGGCGATCAGGAAGGAACTGCCCGCCGCCACGACGATGATGGGCGTGCCCACGTTCTACACCCGCCTCGTCAAGGAGCAGTGGCTTAACCGTGAGAACACCGGCCACATGCGGCTGTTCATATCGGGGTCGGCGCCGCTGCTGGCGGAGACGCACCGTCAATGGACCGATCGCACCGGGCATCACATCCTCGAACGCTACGGCATGACCGAAACCAACATGATCACCTCGAACCCGTACGACGGAGAGAGAGTGCCGGGCGCGGTCGGCTTCGCTCTGCCCGAGGTCAACGTGCGGATCACCAATCTGACAGACGGCAGGACCGTCGCCGCCAACGAGGTGGGGATGATCGAGGTGAAGGGGCCGAACGTCTTCAAGGGTTACTGGCGCATGCCGGAAAAGACGCGGGCAGAGTTCCGCGACGACGGCTATTTCGTGACCGGCGACCTCGGTGTCGTCGACGATCGAGGCTACATATCGATCGTCGGCCGCAACAAGGATCTCGTCATTTCCGGCGGCTACAACGTCTATCCCAAGGAGATCGAAACCGAGATCGACGGCCTTGCCGGCGTCAACGAAAGCGCGGTGATCGGCCTGCCGCACGCCGACTTCGGCGAGGCTGTCACGGCGGTGGTGGTGCTGGAGCCGGGCGTCCAACTGACCGAGGCCGCAGTTCTGACGGCGCTCGATGGCAGGCTTGCCAGATACAAGCTTCCCAAGCGGGTGCTGTTCGACGAGGCGCTGCCGAGAAACACCATGGGCAAGGTGCTGAAGGCCGAACTCAGGAAGACATACGAGGATCTCTACAAATAG
- a CDS encoding phosphoglycolate phosphatase, translated as MSQPIVVFDLDGTLIDTAPDLLDSLNHSLAAGGIPPVSAEGFNAFVSLGGLVMIEKAFAAQNKALTEDVRREFFKTFIDHYSEGIPGKSVPYPGVLDALDRFASAGYLLAICTNKHFATASSLIAALGLSPRFAAITGQDTFAFRKPDPRHLLETIALAKGDPARALMIGDSRTDIDTAKAAGIPVVAVDFGYTDRHVREFEPSAIISHYDSLTLDMAAGLIAATNGRVRA; from the coding sequence ATGAGCCAGCCTATTGTCGTCTTCGATCTCGACGGGACCTTGATCGACACCGCGCCCGATCTGCTCGACAGCCTGAACCACAGCCTGGCGGCGGGCGGCATCCCGCCGGTTTCAGCGGAAGGGTTCAACGCGTTCGTCAGCCTGGGCGGGCTGGTCATGATCGAAAAGGCGTTTGCGGCGCAGAACAAGGCGTTGACGGAGGACGTCAGGCGCGAGTTCTTCAAGACGTTCATCGATCACTATTCAGAGGGCATTCCCGGCAAGTCGGTCCCCTACCCCGGCGTTCTCGATGCGCTCGACCGCTTCGCCTCTGCGGGTTACCTGCTCGCCATCTGCACCAACAAGCACTTTGCCACTGCCAGCAGCCTGATCGCGGCGCTCGGACTTTCCCCACGCTTTGCCGCGATTACGGGGCAGGATACGTTCGCCTTCCGCAAGCCCGACCCGCGCCATCTTCTGGAAACCATCGCTCTAGCCAAGGGCGATCCTGCGCGCGCGCTCATGATCGGCGATTCGCGGACCGACATAGATACGGCGAAGGCCGCCGGCATTCCCGTGGTGGCGGTGGACTTCGGCTACACGGACCGGCACGTCCGTGAATTCGAGCCGTCCGCCATCATCTCCCATTACGATTCGCTCACGCTCGACATGGCGGCAGGACTGATCGCGGCAACCAACGGGCGCGTCCGGGCCTGA
- the rpiA gene encoding ribose-5-phosphate isomerase RpiA, with protein sequence MDATALKIEAARIALGYVEDGVKLGIGTGSTANEFVRLLAERVAAGMKVVGVPTSERTASLCLQLGVPLATLDEMPQLDLTVDGADEVDSHLSLIKGGGGALLREKIVAAASARMIVIADDTKLVDTLGRFPLPIEINPFGMRATELAIAGVAQSLDLTGPITLRMTRDAPFVTDGGHFILDASFGRIPDPRALSDALHAVPGVVEHGLFLGLATTAIIAGSDGIKTLHAKPAPGSLRQT encoded by the coding sequence ATGGATGCTACAGCCCTGAAGATAGAAGCCGCCCGCATTGCGCTCGGCTATGTCGAGGACGGCGTGAAGCTGGGCATCGGCACGGGATCCACGGCGAACGAGTTCGTCCGGCTCCTGGCGGAACGCGTGGCGGCCGGGATGAAAGTGGTGGGGGTTCCGACGTCCGAGAGGACCGCTTCGCTCTGCCTGCAACTTGGCGTTCCGCTCGCGACCCTCGATGAAATGCCGCAGCTCGATCTCACCGTCGACGGCGCGGACGAGGTCGATTCGCACCTCTCGCTGATCAAGGGCGGGGGCGGCGCGCTGCTGCGCGAGAAGATCGTCGCTGCCGCCTCGGCGCGCATGATCGTCATCGCTGACGACACGAAGCTGGTCGACACGCTCGGCCGCTTCCCGCTGCCCATCGAGATAAACCCCTTCGGCATGCGGGCGACCGAACTCGCGATCGCTGGCGTCGCCCAGAGCCTGGATCTCACCGGGCCGATCACATTGAGGATGACGCGCGACGCGCCGTTTGTTACAGACGGCGGACATTTCATCCTCGATGCATCTTTTGGCCGCATTCCGGATCCAAGAGCGCTCTCGGATGCCCTTCATGCCGTCCCGGGGGTGGTGGAGCACGGACTGTTTCTCGGCCTGGCGACGACCGCGATCATCGCCGGCAGCGACGGCATCAAAACCTTGCACGCCAAACCCGCACCAGGGAGTTTGAGACAGACATGA
- a CDS encoding DUF2059 domain-containing protein: MKFANRVRRTAAAVAAVAMVAVASPSFAQEISEAHMKAARAAVDAINATDFYDDILPNAAAALKRELIQKNPDLTPDITAIVDAKALELAGRRTDLEKESAMAYARVLSEEDLNAIAAFYTSPAGLNLLKDGPIVTREVAKAAEIWKNGIARDLAEQVGKQLEEKVGPPKQAAPVTVDPSAAGAQAPTEAAPAN; encoded by the coding sequence ATGAAATTTGCCAATCGCGTCCGCCGCACTGCGGCCGCCGTCGCCGCAGTCGCCATGGTGGCTGTCGCGTCTCCGTCCTTCGCGCAGGAGATCTCCGAAGCCCACATGAAGGCGGCGCGCGCTGCAGTCGATGCGATCAACGCCACCGACTTCTACGACGACATCCTGCCGAACGCTGCGGCCGCGTTGAAGCGCGAACTCATCCAGAAGAACCCGGACCTGACGCCGGACATCACCGCGATCGTCGACGCCAAGGCGCTGGAGCTGGCCGGCCGCCGCACCGATCTCGAAAAGGAATCGGCGATGGCCTATGCGCGTGTGCTGTCGGAAGAAGACCTGAACGCGATCGCCGCATTCTACACGTCTCCGGCCGGTCTCAATCTCCTCAAGGATGGGCCGATCGTCACCCGCGAGGTCGCCAAGGCCGCGGAGATCTGGAAGAACGGCATCGCTCGTGATCTCGCCGAGCAGGTCGGCAAGCAGCTCGAAGAGAAGGTCGGTCCGCCGAAGCAGGCCGCTCCGGTGACGGTCGATCCGTCGGCCGCCGGCGCGCAGGCCCCAACAGAGGCCGCCCCCGCCAATTGA
- the gor gene encoding glutathione-disulfide reductase produces MANYDYDLFVIGGGSGGVRAARVTAGLGKKVGVAEEYRYGGTCVIRGCVPKKLFVYASQFPEHFEDAAGYGWSVPKSTFDWPTLIANKDREIARLEELYRRGVAGNGGDTFSTRATLVDAHTIRLEGENRTVTADQILVATGGRPNPHAALPGHELCIFSDEAFDLPELPKSIVIAGGGYIAVEFANIFHGLGVETHLVYRGKEILSRFDMDLRRLLHETMEKKGIHIHCETHFERIERREDGRLAAHLMDGGVLVADQVMLALGRIPNTENLGLEAAGVELGKLGEIIVDAYSRTSVKNIWAVGDVTNRVQLTPVAIHEAMCFVDTAFRGKKTVPDHDCVATAVFSQPEIGTVGLSEDEAAHRFADLEIYRAHFRPMRNTLAGRDERTLMKIVVDAETRLVLGVHVLGPDAGEMAQLLGIALKAGLTKEDFDRTMAVHPTAAEELVTMYSPSFRLKDGNRVG; encoded by the coding sequence ATGGCGAATTATGATTACGACCTTTTTGTCATCGGAGGCGGCTCGGGGGGCGTGCGGGCCGCACGCGTGACCGCCGGGCTCGGCAAGAAGGTCGGCGTTGCCGAGGAATACCGCTACGGCGGGACCTGCGTGATCCGCGGCTGCGTGCCAAAGAAGCTTTTCGTCTACGCTTCCCAGTTTCCCGAGCATTTCGAGGACGCAGCCGGCTACGGATGGTCGGTTCCAAAATCAACCTTCGACTGGCCGACGCTCATCGCCAACAAGGATCGCGAGATCGCGCGACTCGAGGAGCTCTATCGGCGCGGCGTCGCCGGAAATGGCGGAGACACGTTCAGCACCCGCGCCACGCTCGTCGATGCGCATACGATTCGGCTCGAGGGTGAAAACCGCACCGTGACGGCGGACCAGATCCTGGTCGCCACTGGCGGCCGTCCCAATCCGCACGCTGCGCTGCCGGGACACGAGCTTTGCATCTTTTCCGACGAAGCCTTCGACCTCCCCGAACTCCCGAAGTCGATCGTGATCGCTGGCGGCGGCTACATCGCAGTGGAGTTCGCCAACATTTTCCATGGGTTGGGCGTGGAAACCCATCTGGTTTACAGGGGCAAGGAAATCCTCAGCCGGTTCGACATGGACCTGCGCCGGCTTCTCCACGAAACAATGGAGAAGAAGGGAATTCACATCCACTGCGAAACCCATTTCGAGCGCATCGAGCGACGCGAGGACGGCCGCCTCGCGGCGCATCTGATGGACGGCGGCGTGCTGGTCGCCGACCAGGTCATGCTTGCGCTCGGGCGCATTCCAAATACCGAGAACCTGGGTCTGGAAGCGGCAGGCGTCGAACTCGGCAAGCTCGGCGAGATTATTGTGGACGCGTATTCGCGCACCAGCGTCAAGAACATCTGGGCGGTCGGCGATGTCACCAATCGCGTGCAACTCACGCCGGTCGCGATCCACGAGGCCATGTGCTTCGTGGACACCGCTTTCAGAGGCAAGAAGACGGTCCCGGATCACGATTGCGTGGCGACGGCGGTCTTTTCTCAGCCCGAGATCGGCACCGTCGGCCTCTCGGAGGACGAGGCGGCGCACCGTTTTGCGGATCTCGAGATCTATCGCGCCCATTTTCGACCGATGCGCAATACGTTGGCTGGGCGCGACGAGCGGACGCTGATGAAGATCGTCGTCGATGCAGAGACACGCCTTGTCCTCGGCGTCCACGTGCTCGGACCGGATGCAGGCGAGATGGCGCAGTTGCTTGGGATCGCCTTGAAGGCCGGTCTCACCAAGGAGGATTTCGACCGCACCATGGCGGTGCACCCGACGGCGGCCGAGGAGCTTGTAACGATGTATTCGCCGAGCTTTCGGTTGAAGGACGGAAATCGGGTGGGCTGA